The Terriglobales bacterium genomic interval TCTGTAGATAAGTGGCTGATGCTTTTGCCTTCAGACGAGCAGAAAGATCTTCACTCAAGTCATGAAAAGCCTGATACACCAGGTTCGCTTCCGGAGCTGCAAATGCGTAGTACGGTGGAACGTACGCGTGCGCCAAAACGAGACTGGCTTCATATCCCCGCGCGAAAGCAGCGGCATATCGCAATGCAAGATCAGCATTCTCGGAGAAATCGGTGAGAACTGCGATCTTCTTGATCTTGAGAAGAGTGCGCGGTGTTATTTGAGA includes:
- a CDS encoding universal stress protein; the protein is MATVSQITPRTLLKIKKIAVLTDFSENADLALRYAAAFARGYEASLVLAHAYVPPYYAFAAPEANLVYQAFHDLSEDLSARLKAKASATYLQSLRCTTLLREGAPKDLLDELHDADLIVVGTSGATGFEKAALGSTAEAIFRSSKV